The region AGTTGCTTGACGCATTCAGTGGTTGCCAATGTAAACATTACTGCATCTCGCATCTTTATTTTGAGCCTGCGGCGCTTTTTTAGATAACATCAAAACCTGTTTTGATAACAATCCTAAAATAAGGAAAGCAATCCCTTTGATCTGACAAACAAGTGTAGTCTTGCTTAACTTTGGTAAATAACCCACTAGTGGGCCTATAATAATAGACCTTATAATGAGGACAATATTGAAATTACCAGGTGGCCGGTCAAACATTTATGATGTTATTTCAACTGATGGTGGACAAAGAAAGGAAAGCACAAGAGTTAGGACTGGggctttattaatttataagaTGCTACATATCCAACAAAATTGGGAGTTTCTTTTTACACCATAGACTACTTAACTaggaatattaatatttttagatCATAGATAATAGAtgtaactatttatttatttatttatatacatacaaaatggtCACCTTTCGGTTTACATTACGGTGAAGGTTTGGGGTTCTAGgacaggtgttttttttcccccctccattTCCTTAGTGTTTTCATGAAACAGCTACCGACAGCCCCAAAGACCTTTTATTCCATAGCTCTACAGAAACCTTCAGTCATAAATTTAGTATTACTACTGCTGTCTGAACACCATTCAATTCTGTTCTTAATACTcaattatatgaataaatgagaTGACAGACTGAAAGTATAGCCTTTTGGAAGTAAAGAATACACAAAGTACACCCCCTTAAACATATTCAAAAAATCATGAGACAAAGAATATATCAAGTCACAAAATGGTCccttttagaatttttttagATGTCCTCATTCATGtgagaaacactgaaaaagtgaaagaacaaaCTGTTCCAAGGGGAGATAtagataaacaaacattctttatAAGCAGTGCATTTCTTTCATTGAAACAGTGCTGTGCAATAAAAGCtttattcttaatttaattcaaaccaaaaaaaaaaacaaaaaactgaggCATGAAAAAATAAGGGGTGGGCAAAACTAATGTTAGTTAGGACAGTGTCTTTAAAGCCTAACAGTAGGACAAACCACtgtataacaaaaacaacagaaatgacTCGTCTCCGAGCCATGCATTTGTTGCAAGAGAAACAGTCAGCATGGCTTGAAAACACATGAGCAGTTCACAGGACAGGCCACTAAACAGCTGAGTGGTTttgaaaaactgcattttgatCTTCCCAATATTGCACATAATGTAGAAAGGAAGAATGAAAAGGGAGCAGCTGCTGGGCTTACAATGTCTTTTTTGATGAGCATCAAAAGGCAAGAGGTCCTCAACAAGCCAGCTTTCAGTGAACTGGAACCTAGAGCTTTGACAGAGCTTAGGCAATGTGGTTGCTTCATTATAATACAGcgaaacaaattaaaaacattacatttaagtTTAAATGTCGCACGAGTGAAGCAGCAGTACTAAGGGCTGAAAGGAAGCAAAATTTTGCCTACAAAAGCAGCTCagtgaaacaaattaaaataactgttttGCTCTCACTGTAAACATGCGATCGCACATCCATCAACTGgcaaaatgacaacaaaaaaacttaaaatgtaACACTATTTTGATCATAATGACAGGGAACTTGGCCTATGCAAagtgtttttccccttttgtgtAAAGCCCTGCACTTTACTTCTAACCCCCTAAAAATTGTCATAAAAGAGGTTTGAGTTAATGGATAGATGCCAATGTGACTAAGGGCATTTAGTGTCTCTACATGTAATAAACTTGCAATTTATGGCCTCCTTATAAAAAGAATGCAATAAACAACACCTCACTTGACTGCAGTTGTACATCTGGCATTACAGAAATTTACTTTTTCATACTGTGCCTAAAATAGTCTGGGAGGAGGGCCATAATGATGTCATTCCTTTTTGTGGTAAAAACTAATCACTTTTTTCCCTTGAATGGATCTTTGCACataaaatttaattatttcataataTCCTTTATTAATCTTACGTTTTCTTCTACCCAACACTACCCAAAAGATATAGCATTCCAATCACACAAATTCTGCCTTCGTTACTTTGTATTGTTAGTTTGTTTCATTCACAATGCATGCTATGGCTGCTCCCTCTTAATCTTTACAAGAGCAACTTCCCAACAATGACACCAATGACAAAGAACAACACAATTAGAGCGATCACTCTGATGCTCAAGCTTTCCTCCTTCACTGTGACTGATGAGGGTGAGGAATGCTGAGATGTCATCACTGTACTCTTCCTCATTCGCAGACCATCATCTTCCTGCTGTGGAGGCATTATAGTAAACATTGAGAGAAAATTAACCAACAAGTTGGAAGTGTTACACTTCGTATTCCTTACTCCTTTACTACATATGCTTTGATTTtactttcattctgtttctaAGATATCTCAGAGCAAATTCTGTGATACAAAAAGCTTACCctaatctgtttgttttcttcccgTAGTCGTTGCACCTCCATCTGAAGCCTCTTACACTCTTCCATGATCCTCTTCACTTCTCCGTCATCCAGACTGGACACCATGGACTTCATTGACAACGTGGACGACTCAGATTTTAAAAGGCTAGAGGACATCACCTTATTGCTGTCTATGTCATGCTGTTGACATacatacatgttcacatgcattcatacacaaatatgcatataaTCAATTCATGATACTATAGAATCCGTAATCTCCACATCAAAAATGAGACACAGTTAACAGATCCATTATTGTATTAACAACTCCAGCCTGACctaaaatgttactttaactTCAGTTCCCAATCCAAATTAATTTGTACTGCACCTTTTACAAGTAGTCCACCTATACACATAACCTAATTAATCCTACAAAGTGTCTTAGTTTGAATGTccatttatatgtttgtgtttagtaTGTTTGATATATATTGCATGGATtagaataatatatttattttcctacAACATTCATATTGACAGTAGTTGATGCATTTATTAGAGTTAAGGAGATTAACAGGGACACAATGAGCACACCAGGAAAGTTACcgttttctcattctcatttgGCATCTCAAAGACACACCGCAGCTTGGAGTCCATTAGCTCCTCTGGCTTGGCGTCCTTCCACTGCacatgaagaggaagagaaagagaagaagaaagatatGAATCACAGATGAGTTCACTGAAAGGATAAAGGAAGCAAGCAATCCACACATATGTATACTGTACAACAACAACGTATATATGGCCTTAGATTTTTGTGTGACTGCAGgaaaaaatttatatttaaaagaatCATCACTTTAGATCTACTGTCCATGTATAAGAAAAGGATGGAAACTCAGTAAAAGAACAGTTACTAGATCAGTACTCACCACTCCCTCCATGTCAGTCATGTCTGGTGGAGCCATTAAAGACTGCACCATAAACTTGTGTTTGCTCTTCTCATTGGGGTCATAATCAAATGGCTGCAGCATCACtgtgaacagacagacaaaactaaatttaaacattttcaaagctaccaagcacaaatacacacacacacgtttaaagTGACAAAAGGGTGTAATAGTTTTGAAGCAGTGCATCATAATTTATCTGTATTCCCCTTGGTCTCCTCTGGGGGTGTCTCGTACATGCTATACATGTTTTCATATGAGCTTTGTTTGGCCTTTTTTGTCTTCAAAGGGAAAACACCTTTAGATGTGGCCACTAGAGCTGAGCTCATACAGGGGACATGGCAGTTGCAACCTTGCTCTGGCTTTGTACGCTGTTATGGCAATCAAAAGGTTTTAACACTGCTCATGGGAAACAGAAGGCAGACCCAGATTGTGAATATCCCATGTCGTCAGTCTTATTTTTCCAAAATGCCATCTGTAAAACAATCCGAATGAACATCAATATAAAACTTTAAGTACACTTTAAGTACAAAGAGTGGAAAGTTTCTATTGTAtctcttttaaaatgacaatcaTGACTTTCAAACTGTAAGGattggcaccaggctgaggccccctccatccaccagggggaggcctcgagtcaggcacactaccaatcaggcctgatgcccaacagctgggctaggtctGTATAAGCCTGTCCCCTGCAGAAAAGAATTACGACGTCGGCGACCGCGAATTACTGGCGGTTAAGCTTGCCCtcgaggagtggaggcactggctggagggggcaaaacaccccttcctggtctggaCAGACCACAAGAACTTGGCGtacatacagcaggccaagcGACTTAATCCGCACCAGGCTagatggggactgttctttgcctGGTTTGACTTCATTTTAATCATACCTGCTGGGCACTAAGAACACCAAACCAGATGCTGTCTCCCGCCCATGGGAATCCTCGCCTTGTTCTGCTCCGCCCTCAACAGTTATCCCCAGGGCCCACATCGTAGCGCCAATCCAGTGGGGGGTTGAGAAGGCAGTACGTCAGGCCCTCCTTGCTGAACCAGACCCAGGTGGAGGTCCTCCGGGGCGGTTGTATGTACCTAAGGTGGTTAGATCTCAGGTCCTCGAGTGGGGACATGCATCCCCATTTTCGCCGCACCCAGGAGTCACACGGACGCTTGAGTTTCTCCATCGGCGGTTTTGGTGGCCCTGCATGGAACCCGACATCCGAGAgtttgtgaactcctgtcaCACCTGTGCTCAGTGACCCCAGAACAAGGCCCGCTGGACTGTTGCatccactggctgtcccttcGCGCCTTTGGTCTCACCTGTCACCTGATTTTATCACAGGACTGCCCCCATCAAGGGGCAACATGGTGATTTTGGTGGTTGTCGACAGGTTCTCCAAGGCCGGCCACTTCTCTGCCATCGGCGCAGGAAACAGCCAAAGTTTTGCTTACACAAGTTGTCCGTCTTCATGGGCTGCCTAGCGACATCGTGTCAGACCGTGGGCCTCAATTCACTAGCCACTTCTGGGGGGCCTTTTGTCCATTTTTGGGGGCAGAAGTCAGCTTGTCCTCTGGCTTCTGTCCGCAATCCAATGGCCAGACCGAGAGAGTCAACCAAGACTCGGAGCGCACCCTCCGCTGTCTGGCCTCTTCCTGCCCATCCTCTTGGTCTGAGCACTTATTATGGGCAGATTTTGCCcagaacacactgcagcactcctCCTTAGGCATGTCACCATTTGAGTGCCAGTACGGGTATGCTCTGCCCATGTTTGCTGATCAGGAGGCCGATGTGGGTGTCCAgtctgctgagcagacagtCAGGCGTTGCCGCCTAGCTTAGCAGAGGGCATGCAGGGCTCTCTTATCTGCTAGTGCTGCTCAAAAGCATTACGCCAACAAGAGATGGTGACTTAGCCAGACCCGCTGTCCCGGCCGATATCAgccaaggacctgcctttgcGTGATTATACTCACAAACTCACCCCTCGCTACATTGAGCCATTCAAGGTTCTTCGCCGTGTAAACCCAAATTCTTAGCGCCTTGCCCTTCCCCCGTTGTTGCGTGTCCACCCCACTTTCCACTTGTCGCCTTAAGCCTGTATTGCGTTCAGTGGGCCCTGCTGACCCACCGAGACGGCACATGGTGGACGGTGCACTGGCATATTCAGTCAAGCGTTTCTTGGATGTCCGGCAAGTTCGTGGTGGAGTCCGgtatttggtggactgggagggatacgGGCCCGAGGAGTGGTCCTGAGTCCCCTCCCGTCACATCCTGGACCTTGAACTTATTCGGGCTTTTCAGCGGGATCATGCGGCTGGTCTTgggacatgggggggggggcgctccTGTAAGAGTTGACACCAGGCagaggccccctctggccaccagggggaggccttgagtcaggcacactaccaatCAGGCTTGATGTCCAACAACTGGAttaggtctatataagcccagtaaCTCACTCAGTGCTGAGcatttgctaaagttttgagccaagcttcTAGCCAGTAACTCTGTgtattgaggtgtgtgtgtgtgtgtgtgtgtatatgtgtgagcccttgtgctatacctctcttctgctctgcgtGGGTGtctctgtttttacacatcccctcacttctccatgttttccctctcaagtctgtctctctcccgaggctccccttagccactaaagttcctccctgttttctggttttgtttgggaagttttagagtttggttttccccagtgcatgcCATTCTTCTTGTGGTGTCCTTCGTTAGctctttttccacgctcggcgtgTTTTCGTTTTTCCTCCCGTTTTGTCGTCTTCCATTCCTTTGAAGCGCATATACACGCAGGTCGTTGTACGGGTGCTGCAGTCTAGCGAGAGCTCATTCACCTTGCAACAAAGCGGCCGTGGTTCGACTCCCcaccaggtttttttttttttttacttcttgtTTTACCCATtttaagatctaactgttttgcacacgggcccaccaaCATTAAAGCGTGGTAGCTCACCCAGCAGTGTCGGTGTCATCACCGATCTGTCCTGGGTTTCAGCCCCCTTACACAAACTATGTGCCGAAAATTAGTGCGAAAGTTTTAAAGTTAGAATTTCATTGCTGATTTTTACAAGTAAATTATGCAATACATTATTATAAATTACATTCAATGCATCACAGGGGTAACTGCCTCTCATTTATTATTGCGTAAATGAGGCAGTCTTGGAAGAAATTAGGTTCCAGGACACAGCATTAATTATGTATTGGAATTTCCCAGTTCCCTCTGCCAGTGTGTCAAACCAATGTTTCACTCCCCAGAGGAATCTCAATGCAACTCCATGTCCCACTGTGAGGTGTTTATTAAAAGTCAATGGTATAAattatgctgtaaatgtttcatatacaATGTACAAAGCAAATTAAGACTTCAGAAGATTAATTGTATAGTCCCTCATATATATTCATGCTCTCATGATTCTTAATGTCCCAATCATTTTAATGACTAGAGGACTGCTGGTTTTTAAGAAGAgatttgattatttaaaaattgtattttattaaaataagttctgtttcaaatttaaaactgtaaaataaattgtattgaATCTTCAAATATGTGCATCACAGCATTGAAATCCTCACTGATTTCAAATCATCAGTgtgtgtcatgattggccaccctcctagctATTTTCATAGTTTCCCTGTCAcgtctgttttcttttacttccTTATTCCgtttcttggttttgttttctccgccccttgtctgttccagtccttgttttggttttccctgttcatatgcttacctgtgtctggttagtgcttGACTGTCTTGGTTATTTATGCTGTATTTTGTTCCCCAAGTTGtctgttattttgttaagtTGGGTCATGTGTGGAGTCATCGCCATTTTGGTCctcgttttatttatttgcttagtTCGTTTGTTACTTTGCCTTAGTGTTTTCCCCGagtctctgttttatttgcctccTGTGTTTAGTTTCCCTCATTTATTAAAGAACCTCCTACATCTGCATTCTGCTTCTCGCCTCATCCCTGCAAATACGTTACAGTGTGGTCTATGTGATCAGACTTTCAGACAATTTACACAATTAGTCCAAGTTAAAGATGATCAAATTTCACAACACTCCCTATCACAAGCTAATTTAGCTCAGATGTCCATGTTCACTTGTGGAGTATGCATATAGTTCATGCATTTACCTGAGACATTAATCGAGGTTCCAGCATCAATCACTCCACTGTTTGGTCGCACGCAGTAGCGGCGCGGTGCAGTTGTCTTCACCTTAAAGCACACATTTCTGTCTGTGGGATTAGCAAGCTTCAAGGCCGTGGTCACCACATCTGTAAACGGTCCTAAAAACAATGAAGGTACAATTATATCCATATAAAAAATCCTTACTCTTCTaagtacaaaatattacaaatgtatttaaattgcCAGTCTGTCATCCAACCAACCTAAATAACCTGGAGCAAATTACAGGAACTCACTTCCAAACAAGTGTGCAAAGATGGTAGAAACCTAGCCTCAGTCTTAAAAATGCTATTGCATAAAAATGCAGCATAAGGTGATTCTAACCAATGCTAGTCTGAGGGTGCTGAATACTTAAGCaagaggttgtttttttttttttgtttttttgtttttttaaaagatctGATGTTGACACTGATCATTTTTGTTAAGAGCATACTGGTGTGCAGCAAAAATATTAGCAGGaacaatgtgttttatttgtaatcTACATTAAtctgattattttaaaagagagTAAATACTTTTGCAAGGTCCTGTATCCAATTACTTTATTTCTgaactatatttatttatttactatgcTTCAAATAAGAATGAAACAATAGAACCATGCAGCAAAACACTTTACAAGTTCATAGCCAAATGTTTCGGGGTCATTCCACAACAATTCAGCTAGGAGTTGTCCATTGGTATCctatattttgtcatttagtGGATGGGTAAGAGCTGAACCCATTTTGTGGAAATTTTTTATGGCAATTTTCAACatactggattttttttttaaaggcaataTATTGTGCTACAACTATGCTGATTTCTTTCCCCAAAACTTCAAACAATTTCAAAAATTTTTAtaattcatttttgaaaatgaatctccTACTTTACTTTCTTTAATTTTTGATATGCGATACCAAAtgtcttaaaaaataaacagatttgtTACAATAAAGCCATACCTTGCAGGAATCACAAGCCCTACCCACAGTAGTATGTTTGAATACAGTGTGGATGGAATTAAAAGTTGATTTTGTTACTCCGGACAGGTGCTCTGATACTTatatgcaccccccccc is a window of Electrophorus electricus isolate fEleEle1 chromosome 3, fEleEle1.pri, whole genome shotgun sequence DNA encoding:
- the vapb gene encoding vesicle-associated membrane protein-associated protein B/C isoform X2 — translated: MARPEQVLLLEPQHELKFRGPFTDVVTTALKLANPTDRNVCFKVKTTAPRRYCVRPNSGVIDAGTSINVSVMLQPFDYDPNEKSKHKFMVQSLMAPPDMTDMEGVWKDAKPEELMDSKLRCVFEMPNENEKTHDIDSNKVMSSSLLKSESSTLSMKSMVSSLDDGEVKRIMEECKRLQMEVQRLREENKQIREDDGLRMRKSTVMTSQHSSPSSVTVKEESLSIRVIALIVLFFVIGVIVGKLLL
- the vapb gene encoding vesicle-associated membrane protein-associated protein B/C isoform X3; translation: MAGAHGTSSSKGPFTDVVTTALKLANPTDRNVCFKVKTTAPRRYCVRPNSGVIDAGTSINVSVMLQPFDYDPNEKSKHKFMVQSLMAPPDMTDMEGVWKDAKPEELMDSKLRCVFEMPNENEKTHDIDSNKVMSSSLLKSESSTLSMKSMVSSLDDGEVKRIMEECKRLQMEVQRLREENKQIRQEDDGLRMRKSTVMTSQHSSPSSVTVKEESLSIRVIALIVLFFVIGVIVGKLLL
- the vapb gene encoding vesicle-associated membrane protein-associated protein B/C isoform X1 — protein: MARPEQVLLLEPQHELKFRGPFTDVVTTALKLANPTDRNVCFKVKTTAPRRYCVRPNSGVIDAGTSINVSVMLQPFDYDPNEKSKHKFMVQSLMAPPDMTDMEGVWKDAKPEELMDSKLRCVFEMPNENEKTHDIDSNKVMSSSLLKSESSTLSMKSMVSSLDDGEVKRIMEECKRLQMEVQRLREENKQIRQEDDGLRMRKSTVMTSQHSSPSSVTVKEESLSIRVIALIVLFFVIGVIVGKLLL
- the vapb gene encoding vesicle-associated membrane protein-associated protein B/C isoform X4, whose product is MARPEQVLLLEPQHELKFRGPFTDVVTTALKLANPTDRNVCFKVKTTAPRRYCVRPNSGVIDAGTSINVSVMLQPFDYDPNEKSKHKFMVQSLMAPPDMTDMEGVWKDAKPEELMDSKLRCVFEMPNENEKTSMVSSLDDGEVKRIMEECKRLQMEVQRLREENKQIRQEDDGLRMRKSTVMTSQHSSPSSVTVKEESLSIRVIALIVLFFVIGVIVGKLLL